From the Cryptomeria japonica chromosome 2, Sugi_1.0, whole genome shotgun sequence genome, one window contains:
- the LOC131868350 gene encoding homeobox-leucine zipper protein ROC7-like: MSDNCEGDRNSGHNEYGGASSTERKNLGRKHTRYTSDQVEVMEEVFKMLQHPDEKDRQELRTKLGLTSQQIKFWFQNRRTQVKVQQERTDNANLRTENERFRLDRQALRNTLNNIRCQTCGGSNFMTEMVHKQQSLALENELLRTEIEKLNAVASSCVGRTIPLLETRADQSQMMYSSHHEEGSSGQNQIRLPTPTCVSLDESSAMEAAQKATEEFIWMVDANEPVWVKKPFADGTIEILNTNQLYVTFPQGMGLSSNMKREGSRDTSIVSITGAELVDLFMDVNKWKKIFSLIVTRAETLQVVSQGVGGHRNGLLQLMYAELQILSPLVPTRHISFLRFSQQPTNGMWIVVDFSLENLNYSISPSVGWYHKHRLDVLYKICLMGVQRSVIWIEQGETDYRIVHKIFEQVINSEMAFGAQHWLVGDVIPTTPT, translated from the exons ATGAGTGATAATTGTGAAGGAGATAGAAATAGTGGCCACAATGAATATGGAGGAGCAAGCTCCACAGAGAGAAAGAATTTGGGCAGAAAACATACTCGTTATACCAGTGATCAAGTTGAAGTAATGGAAGA AGTGTTTAAGATGTTGCAACATCCTGACGAAAAGGACAGACAAGAACTAAGGACTAAACTGGGTCTCACATCACAGCAAATTAAATTCTGGTTTCAGAACCGGCGCACGCAAGTAAAG GTTCAGCAGGAGCGTACTGACAACGCTAATTTGCGTACGGAAAACGAGAGATTCCGACTGGATAGACAGGCGCTGAGAAATACACTTAACAATATCAGGTGTCAAACGTGCGGAGGATCTAATTTCATGACAGAGATGGTTCACAAACAGCAAAGCTTGGCTCTAGAAAATGAGCTTTTAAGAACGGAG ATTGAAAAACTGAATGCAGTTGCCTCGAGTTGTGTTGGAAGAACAATCCCCTTGTTAGAAACCAGAGCAGATCAATCACAGATGATGTACTCTTCACACCATGAAGAGGGAAGCTCAGGACAGAACCAGATTAGATTGCCCACACCCACTTGTGTTTCATTGGATGAATCCTCGGCAATGGAAGCTGCGCAAAAGGCCACTGAAGAATTTATCTGGATGGTAGACGCAAACGAGCCTGTTTGGGTGAAGAAACCTTTTGCGGATGGTACAATAGAAATTCTGAATACGAATCAGTTGTACGTAACATTTCCTCAGGGCATGGGGCTCAGCAGCAACATGAAGAGAGAAGGCAGCAGGGACACCTCAATTGTTTCTATCACAGGAGCTGAATTGGTTGATCTCTTCATGGATGTG AAtaaatggaagaaaatattttcATTAATTGTAACAAGAGCAGAGACCTTGCAAGTTGTGTCTCAAGGGGTTGGTGGTCACAGAAATGGTTTACTTCAACTG ATGTATGCTGAGCTACAGATTCTATCTCCTCTTGTTCCCACGAGACATATATCTTTTCTTCGGTTTTCCCAGCAGCCAACCAATGGAATGTGGATAGTGGTAGACTTTTCTCTAGAAAATTTGAACTACAGTATTTCGCCGTCCGTTGGATGGTACCATAAGCACCGTCTGGATGTGTTATACAAGATATGCCTAATGGGTGTTCAAAGGTCT GTGATTTGGATAGAGCAGGGTGAGACAGATTATAGAATAGTTCATAAAATATTTGAGCAAGTCATCAACAGTGAAATGGCCTTTGGCGCCCAGCATTGGCTTGTTGGAGATGTAATCCCAACTACTCCCACCTAA